One genomic window of Candidatus Trichorickettsia mobilis includes the following:
- a CDS encoding transposase has product MISRQKKGNYISKKAKQYSATEKTKIVLEAIQAEMTIAQISSKYGVHATQIQVWKKEV; this is encoded by the coding sequence ATAATTTCAAGACAAAAAAAAGGAAATTATATATCTAAAAAAGCAAAGCAATATAGTGCAACAGAAAAAACGAAAATTGTTTTAGAAGCAATACAAGCTGAAATGACGATAGCTCAAATTAGCAGCAAATACGGTGTTCATGCAACGCAAATACAAGTGTGGAAAAAAGAAGTATAG